A DNA window from Odocoileus virginianus isolate 20LAN1187 ecotype Illinois unplaced genomic scaffold, Ovbor_1.2 Unplaced_Contig_2, whole genome shotgun sequence contains the following coding sequences:
- the LOC139033763 gene encoding cathelicidin-2-like — protein sequence METQAASLTLGRWSLWLLLLGLVLPSASAPALSYREAVLRAVDQFNERSSEANLYRLLELDATPNDEVDPGTRKPVSFTVKETVCPKTAQESPEQCDFKENGLVKQCVGTVTLDPSNDQFDIDCKELQSVRIPPPFGPPFGPPFGPPFGPPFGPPFGPPFGPPFGPPFRPPFPFPGPRFPGRR from the exons ATGGAGACCCAGGCAGCCAGCCTCACCCTGGGGCGCTGGTCACTGTGGCTACTGCTGCTGGGACTGGTGCTGCCCTCGGCCAGTGCCCCGGCCCTCAGCTACAGGGAGGCTGTGCTTCGTGCTGTGGATCAGTTCAACGAGCGGTCCTCAGAAGCTAATCTCTACCGCCTCCTGGAGCTAGACGCTACACCCAATGAT GAGGTCGACCCAGGCACCAGAAAGCCAGTGAGCTTCACGGTGAAGGAGACCGTGTGCCCCAAGACGGCCCAGGAATCCCCGGAGCAGTGTGACTTCAAGGAGAATGGG CTGGTGAAACAGTGTGTGGGGACAGTCACCCTGGACCCATCAAATGACCAATTTGACATAGACTGTAAAGAG CTTCAGAGCGTCAGAATTCCTCCACCGTTTGGGCCACCATTCGGCCCACCGTTTGGGCCACCATTCGGTCCACCATTTGGTCCACCATTCGGTCCACCATTTGGTCCACCATTCGGTCCACCATTTAGACCCCCATTTCCATTTCCTGGGCCAAGATTTCCTGGTAGACGGTGA